AAACTCAACCGAAAACTTCAAAAGGAATAATCTCATGAATTGGAACGACATCGTCAAGTTTGCCGAGCAAGGTAATCCAACCCCTGATAGGGTAGTTACTAAAACTGAAGAGGAGTGGAAAGCCCAACTTACCCCAGAGCAATACCGCATTACACGACGCAAAGGCACCGAGCCGGCTTTTTCGGGCGATTTGTGCCATACTTATGACAAAGGCAAGTATGCTTGTGTATGTTGCGGCACACCTTTGTTTGACTCTAGCCTAAAGTTTGATTCTCAGTCGGGTTGGCCAAGCTTTACCGAGCCAATTAAAGAAAACGCCATTAAGTATGAAAAAGATACCTCTTATGGCATGGTAAGGGTAGAGGTCATGTGCAATGTATGCGGTGGGCACCTTGGGCATGTGTTTCCCGATGGACCTCTACCCAGTGGTTTACGTTTTTGTATCAACTCTGAATCAATCAAACTAATGACCGAGTAAGCACTTGGTTGGCTGCAAGGCACCAAAGTGTAGGGTGCTTTGTGGCTGCTTGCTATGTCTGCCCGTTTCAAACAATATTTTTCCCGCCTTAGGCTTTTTTTCTCCTGTCTCCACCAAAGTATGACTGTATAAAAGGTTGGTTTGTAGTACTTTTGAGTATCAATTACAAACCATATAATCATTTATGTTACATAGATATATCATTACTAAGACACGCTCTGTAGGTAGCCTGCTATTGGCATTGCTTTTTGCTGCGTGTACAAGTCAGGCACAAAACGTAGAAAAATTTGCGAAAGAAACCGACGAGTTTTTGACCAAATTCATCAATACTGTAAAAGAATTGCCAAGCATATCGGTCGTAGTAGTCAAAGGCGACCGTCCTGTGTTTATGAAAAGCTACGGCTATGCCGACATTGCCCACAAGGTAAAAGCTCAAAACAACACCCCTTATTATATTGCCTCTTCTACCAAGTCGTTTATGGGCATGGCAGCTGCCATACTCGACCATCAAGGCAAGGTAAACCTCAACGCTACTCTTGCCGAGTCGATGCCCTCTATCAAATTTGACGCATCGGTCAAAGCCGATCAGGTAAAGCTGCGTGACCTATTGACGCATACTTCAGGCATCAAAAACGCGTATTTTGGTTTTAGGGCGGCTTATTCAGGCAACATCGATCGCAAAGAAATGAATTGGGTGCTGGAAAACAAATCGGGGCGCCGCGATGAAATAGGGAAGTATCGTTATACCAACCTGGGGTACAATATATATACCCATATGACCAACAAAAAACTAGGCATTCCGTGGCAAGATGTATTGCACAACCTATTATTTAAGCCTTTGGAGATGGAACGCACCACTGCCTATATGTCGTTGGCAGAGAAAAACGGCTGGAAATACGCCAAGCCTTATTTTGCTTTGGGTGAGAATGGTCCTGAGGAACTGTATTTGATGAAAAAAGACAATACAATGCAGTCTGCCGGAGGGTTGATTACCACGGTAAAAGATATGGCCAATTGGTTGATTTTTAATATCAATGAAGGCAAGTTTAAAGGTAAACAACTAGTGCCTGCCAAAGTAGTAAGAATGGCACACTCGCCTTTGGCAAAGCGAAAAAGTGATCGTCGCCCTTATGGAAGCAAAGGCTATGGCTTGGGTTGGGAAAATGGTACCTACCAAGGCAAAAGAGTATTACAGCACGACGGCGGTTTTGCCGGTTTTAGAACCCACGTAGCTTTTATGCCTGACACCAAGGTAGGTATCACGGTGCTGGCAAACGATGGAATGATTAGTGGTGATTTAGCCCATGAGTTATCTAGGTTTGTGTTTGATTGGTGGCTTAAAGGAGGGAAATCTTCTCGAAAACTCAATGCTTTTGTGAAGAAAACTGCTAAAAAAGTAGACAAATACCGCAAACGTTTTGCGGCGAGTAAAGCCAAACGTGCCAAAAGA
The genomic region above belongs to Microscilla marina ATCC 23134 and contains:
- the msrB gene encoding peptide-methionine (R)-S-oxide reductase MsrB, which translates into the protein MNWNDIVKFAEQGNPTPDRVVTKTEEEWKAQLTPEQYRITRRKGTEPAFSGDLCHTYDKGKYACVCCGTPLFDSSLKFDSQSGWPSFTEPIKENAIKYEKDTSYGMVRVEVMCNVCGGHLGHVFPDGPLPSGLRFCINSESIKLMTE
- a CDS encoding serine hydrolase domain-containing protein, yielding MLHRYIITKTRSVGSLLLALLFAACTSQAQNVEKFAKETDEFLTKFINTVKELPSISVVVVKGDRPVFMKSYGYADIAHKVKAQNNTPYYIASSTKSFMGMAAAILDHQGKVNLNATLAESMPSIKFDASVKADQVKLRDLLTHTSGIKNAYFGFRAAYSGNIDRKEMNWVLENKSGRRDEIGKYRYTNLGYNIYTHMTNKKLGIPWQDVLHNLLFKPLEMERTTAYMSLAEKNGWKYAKPYFALGENGPEELYLMKKDNTMQSAGGLITTVKDMANWLIFNINEGKFKGKQLVPAKVVRMAHSPLAKRKSDRRPYGSKGYGLGWENGTYQGKRVLQHDGGFAGFRTHVAFMPDTKVGITVLANDGMISGDLAHELSRFVFDWWLKGGKSSRKLNAFVKKTAKKVDKYRKRFAASKAKRAKRTWQLTEPLKHYIGVYYNQSLGKLYVKLKNGKLEVVHGNMHSIATPFVKENTIRVELVPGRGWVVGFKIAKGKKATELTVDGDVFKRVK